CACCATTTATTATCATATTTCGTCAAAAAGAAAGCTTATCCTTGATAATTTTTTAGATAAAATATTTAACTTATCATTAATAAAACCCAATGGCAAAAAAAGAAATTTTGTTTAATCTGCCTACCCCCCTGACATGATTGCTGAATTTAGACTAATTATAGCAGGATATAGCAAAAAAATGTCCAATTGTTAACATGTATACTTATGAAGGGGTGGGTATGACATGACGCAGTTGCATCCCGCGCTGGACCTGCAATCATTTCCTTTAACCATGATAGTAAGCCACATTTTAGACCCCGGCAGCAATGGTCTTATAAAAAAAATTTCCAGTGACATATTATATCGCAGTACCCAACCTATTCTTGTGTTGGACCCGCAAGGCCAGGTAATAACCACCAATAAGGCTTTTAACGAACTTTGCTGCGCTGATAATTTAGCATTAAAAAGCGATGTATGTCTCAATGAACTTGACTTTAGGGATGAAGAAATCTCTAAAATTCTGGATTTTGGTATCCCCATTATGAATTATCGGGACAATCTGATTATTGACGAAAACACCAGTATACCAATTAATGTACATATTTATCCTATTTTTAGCGGTAATAAGGTCCGATTGGGGGCTGTCTGTCAGGTTTACGATGTTACCAGTGAGGTTAGCTATAACAAGCTGTTAAAACAGTCCGAAATTATTTTAAACACCATCAACACCGGTGTTATTGCGGTGGATAATAGCTTTAAGATTACTATGGTAAACAAATACGCTGAAAAATGTTTCAGTATTACTAAGCGGCAGGTAGTTGATCAGCCCTTTTGTGAATTCATTAGGCAATTTATCCAGAATCATGAGCAAATGGTAAACGATTTAACCGAGCAAAGGGAAATCCGGGATCGTGAGCTGGTTTTTTACATAAACAACAATAAGCACTACTACATCTGCGACACCTATCTGTTAAAAAACGACGCGGATGAATCAGATGGAACAATGATATTTTTCAAAAATATCACCCGGATTAAAGAATTCGAAGCTCAATTGGCTAGAAGTGAAAAGCTGTCCGCAATTGGTGAGATGGCAGCCGGCATGGCCCACGAAATCAGGAATCCGCTGACTGCCGTACGGGGATTTGTGCAGGTAATTCATCAAAAGCATCAGCAAATGGGAATCAGCGAATTTGATGAATACGTAAATTTGATGTTGTCAGAAATCGACCGGGTTAATCAAATTATTACCGATTTTTTAAACTTGTCCAAGCCCAAACAAACGCAAGTCCAACCACTGGATATCCAAAATTTATTAAACGAAGTTATGCTTTTGATGGAACAAGAGGCTTTGCGTCTGAATATAGAAATTAGACAAGTACGGTCCCCTTCCCTGCCGCTTGTTGCGGGGGATAAGAACCAGCTTAGTCAGGTATTTTTAAACATCATCAATAACGCTTTTCAGGCAGTGGGTGAAAAAGGTGTTGTAACCATCAGGACGGCGGTATCGGATGACCAATCCCTGGTAACTATTGATTTTATTGATAACGGGACGGGTATTCAGGAGAACTTGCTGGATAAAATATTTGACCCCTTTTTCAGTACCAAAGATAAGGGTACGGGTCTGGGATTGGCTATTTCCAACCGGATTATTGCCGATCACCGGGGAAAAATTAAAGTGAACAGTTCACCGGAAGAAGGAACTACCTTTTCGGTGGTTTTACCGGTCAGCCCCAATTGCTAATATTGAAAGGATTGCTTAAACTTGTGCGGCACCGGCCAATGAAGCTCAATCTAGACCGGTGGCTTGGCAAAGAAAGTGATGATTAAACGAGGGTTACATAAAATTAGGTAATAAACCTGTAAAATGGGGTTGAAGTTAGATTACTTTGATTGTATAATTGTCCTGACAATAATATGTTTGAGGAGATTCAAAAGTGAAAATTAGCCTGGATGATAGTCTTGGTTTCATTCTAAATCGAACTAATATAAGGATGAAAAACATTTTACTACACAAATTTAAAGATTATGATATAACTCCGGAGCAGTGGGCAGTTTTAAATTGTTTATGGATACGAGATGGTATTTCCCCTAAAGAATTAGCCGGGCTGACTCACAAGGATCAGCCTACGACAGTACGAATACTTTCAAAATTGGAAACTAAAGGATCTATTTCGAGACAAGTTAATCCAGGGGACCATAGATCTTTCTTAATTTTTCTTACAACTAAAGGCCGGGCATTAAAAAATATTTTAATACCCTTGGCAGCTGAAGCTTTAGATAAAGCCACAAAAGATATTGACCAAAGTAAGATAAATCTAGTTAAAGATACTCTTAACCAGATTTATAAAAACTTAGAAGCTTAAATATTTTAATAAAACAATGTAAAACAATATTTTTAGGGGGTGTCTGGTATTAGTGAAAAATCTAAGCTTAAAGGGTAGGGCATGGTTAAAAAGTTTTCATATCTTGTTTTGTTGTGCCTGGGTTGGCGCCGCTCTTTCCATTGTGCTTCTCGGACTTGTGAAGGGACACGTGCCTAACGGAGATGAACTATATGCTGTTAATGCTTCTATTAAGCTTGTTGATGACTATATTATTATCCCGGCCGCATTGGGTTCTCTTATTACAGGTTTGTTGATTTGCTGGTTAACTAACTGGGGATTTTTTAAGCACAAATGGATAATAGTAAAATTGGTTATGACTGTTGGTCAAATTCTATTCGGAACCTTTTTTCTGGGTAAATGGACAAACGGGGCAGCGGCCATTACAGATATGGAACGTGCTTTGTCCCTTCAAAACCAAACTTATTTATATTTCAGAGAAATGAGCAGTTATTTTGGCAGTGCTCAGGCATTTTTACTCATTGTTCTTGTTTTTATCTCTGTATTTAAACCTTGGAGGGTGAAGAAAGAGAAATAAATCATTATCCTAACTTCATCTTTGTAAAACTTTGGAGAACCCGATATTCTTAGCGCAGGAATATCGGGTTTTGCTGTTGCGTGCAAAGCCAATTAAAAGAATCGATGCTCTGAACTTAGAATGGTTTTTATGCTCCAGGGAGGTTGTCCGTTCTAAATTTTCCCAGGCACAAAACTATATTTCATGTCATTTAACAAGCTTTTATAGACGATAAACGTTAAACTTGTATCATTTTATGCGGAGTAGCATTGGGGTTGGTGCAATGTGGCAGAAAAAAAACCGGGTAAAACATAGCCCGGATTAAAGCATTCCTTTTATTTTTCATTGAGGTCTTCGCTTACTATCCTTTTAAACCCACCTTTGACCGGCTTGCCCTTGGGAGATTTGCCGGATGGTTTCCCCTTGGGAGGTTGACCTTTGACAGGTTTTCCTTTTGGCGGTGGATAACCGAATCCCATGTATACCCCTCCTTATATTTTATTACTAATATATGGCCGGAAATAAAATGTGTTACATAAAATGCTATCGTAGGATAATTAACTTTTTTTAGTTAACATATTGTAACGTTGTTGAATATTATGAGATGGAAAAACTCATCACCTATATTTCTGGCATTAACGCAATTTGCGTTAATCAATAATAAAAAAGGAGGCTAAAAATATGGCTGGCGGAGTTTCAGTTCCGGGGTACACAAACTTTGACGGTAGCTTTATCCTGTTTCTAATCTTGATCCTGCTGGTATTTGGCATGGGCTTCATAGGCTTTGGTGGCGTTTATTCTGCAGAAAAGTAAGCGGGTAGAAAGCAACACACATAATTGATCGCTGCGTATAATAGGGAGCCGCTTACCGGGCTCCCTATTTCATTCAATCCTGGTTTGCGCTTTGATACCGTAATATGTAACGCTAAGCCTTCGAATTGGCGCTCCCGTTGCTCATAATCCAGTAAAGCTTTAATAAATGCCGACCCGAAATTCAGCCACATGGGGCTTGTAATTTACAAAATCTAATCAAATACTCTTTGCCGGGACGTTGATATATTGCTGCAGCCGGTTTAAAAACGACCCAACACCATTGATGTACAAAACTAGCTGTAGAAGTTAACTAGAACATTGCTAAAAGTTTTTTCATTTAGTTTTTTTAATTTTAGAGTTAAAAGCCCTTTGCTATAAGATGCGCTTGCTGTTTCAGGGCGTACCGGGCAGGGCAGCACGAACGTTTTTTCAAACCTCTCCTGAGCCAATCCACTGCCCTGCTGTGCTGCATCTTTTACGATTTGTCTGACCCCCCTGATATTGGCTTTGGTCACCGTAATGGCAAAATTGATGTCTGCTCTATCTTGTATGCCAGGTACCTCAAGAGTGATAATGACTTCGTCCTGGACTTCCCTTGTTATAGAACTGAGGCTCTTATTTTTTACCTGCATCACGGCAGCGGCATTACTGCTGTTTGGGGTGTTCGCATTGCTCTGGTTTAAGGCATTCATTAGTTGGGTGAGAAATTTATTTGAGTCAAGCATTTTGAGGCCCCCTATTATTCATTATTAGAATAATATGGTTTAGCGCACTTGATGGTGAGGAAAGGAGGGGAAAAAGTACTATTAAAATCACATTTTCCGGCAAATTTAATACTATAAAAAAACCACGAAAGGTGTGATAATATGTCAGACCAACAGTCTGATAAGCTGGAAGAAGCTCAACACGACCTTCTGTTAATTATTTTTACTGCTCTTACAATATTATTCAGTACCGGTCTTGCAAAGGAAACAACTACGCAAGAACCGATTATCATCGGTTAAAGTTGGCCGCAAGGGGGAAAACCCGTGCTATCGCAAAACCAGTTGGATGCCCTGATGGAAAAGATAATGAATAGTTTGGGGGATACCGGCGGCAGCACAAGCATGATATGTGGTAACAGTGGAGAAAGTGGTGATGGTGATGCTCAGGATGGCAGTGTCTGCCCAATATCGTTAACTCCATCAGCTATACTGGTATTGGCCGGAATTTTGGGCGGAGTTTTAAATGTTAATTCAATACTAATAGACAATTCACGGCAAGTCCAAATACTTTTAACCGGGTCATTAAAACGCAAAACTGAAATAGATAAAATGCTGGATGCTGTCGGTTGCAAGACCTTTGATGAGGTCGTGGGGGCTATTGTGGATCGTTTTGCATAATTTGTTTTTTACAGGCAAAGCATGCAAAACGATTAATAATTTTTATAAGCTTTATATAGCAACAAAAAAGGCGCTTATATTGTACAAAAAAAGATAAATAGTAGTTAATGCCAATTCTTATGTTTATGCCGCTACATTTATGGGAGAGATATCACGGGGATATATTTGAAGGTAATAATCTGATGCTCGGTAGTACTGGTGATTATCGCCTCAGCCGGGGCGTATCTTGAATTGGTTTTAACATCCTTTGCTTATTCCGAACCCCATCCCGAACACCAGCAGAATCAGAAAAAGAATAAAGACTTATTTTAAAGCAGGGTGTAATTAATTTATCCTTGCTTTAAATTTAAAATTGACTAAACTAACCTTACAGGGTAAAGTTAATTATTAGGCAAGGTATAGGTAAAAAATCAAGGGGAGAAACTAATTTGTACGATATAGTTTACGATATAATTATTGACCCTTTTGTAATCGGTTTTATAGAAATACCTGTTTTAACTATACTTTTGTGTGGTATTGCTAATTGGCGATTGGAAAATACACGCCTGGTTGCCGGCATATGCTTTTTAGTTTGCTCGTTTCCGGTTATCGGCAACATAGGTTTTCTGATACTAACTATTTTATATACAATAATTGGCCTATGTAGTGCTTTGGCTGCGGTAAGAATAAAAAAAGCGTTGTTGAAAAGGAAGGTGGGCACGCCGAACAAGGTTAAGTAACTTTTATGTGTAAGAATAGTACTATTGTATTATTGCAGGCGATAGTCTTTGGTAATATAATATATAACAGTTCATCAGGTGTTCCCCGGATTAGCACGGGGATTGTTTTATCTATAAAACAATCATGTTGGCAGCTGTATTGGATTTATTATGTAATTAAGTATAGACAAGTCTCAAGTAAGGTAATTAATGCATAAAATCCATTTTACCAAAATCTCGGGAGGTAGGAAATGTTAGACCATCAATTGCTGATTTTTGTTACCGTGGCGGAAAAAAAAACTTTTCCCGTGCAGCGGAAACTCTAAATATTTCTCAGCCGGCAATTAGCCAAAATATCCATAACCTGGAGGATTATTACGGAGCCAAGTTATTTGAACGCTCCAGTAAAAAAGTGGAGTTAACTCAAGCGGGTGCCACACTTTATGGCTATGCCACCGAAATTTTAGAACTGCACAGGGTAGCCGAGCGGGCGGTGTCTGATTTGGTTGAATTGGTTACGGGCAAGCTGACTATTGGGGCGAGTTTTACCGTAGGGGAATATGTCTTGCCGCGGCTCTTGGCGGCCTTTACCCGAAGGTATCCTGAAGTAAAGTTTACTGTTACCATAGGTAATACCGAATTTGTACATGAACACGCCCGGGATTCAAGTATTGATATAGGCCTGGTAGAAGGTTTGGTGGAAGACCCGCAGTTGAAAGTTACTAAATTTTTGGATGATGAGCTTATTTTAATCGTATCTAAAAACCACCCGCTGGCTGATACCATCTCTATTGATCCGGAAGAGATATCCATAAAGTTCAAAAGTATACCGTTTCTATCCAGAGAAGAGGGGTCCGGTACCAGGTTGGCGGTGGAAAAGGCTTTGCAGAGACTTAATTATCATCCGGAGCATATTATTACTTTGGGCAGTACCCAGGCAATTAAAGAAGCAGTGGAAGCCAATTTGGGCGTTACTATGTTGTCCAAATGGACTTTACGCAAAGAGTTAAAACTTGGCTCTATAAAGCCAATTAGGTGTTGTGATCCGATAACCCGCGGCTTTTATTTACTGCAGCACAAGGAAAAATTTCAGTCCCGAGCTACTGCCGAGTTTGTTAAATTGATATTGCAAAGGGA
This genomic interval from Desulfoscipio sp. XC116 contains the following:
- a CDS encoding ATP-binding protein, whose amino-acid sequence is MTQLHPALDLQSFPLTMIVSHILDPGSNGLIKKISSDILYRSTQPILVLDPQGQVITTNKAFNELCCADNLALKSDVCLNELDFRDEEISKILDFGIPIMNYRDNLIIDENTSIPINVHIYPIFSGNKVRLGAVCQVYDVTSEVSYNKLLKQSEIILNTINTGVIAVDNSFKITMVNKYAEKCFSITKRQVVDQPFCEFIRQFIQNHEQMVNDLTEQREIRDRELVFYINNNKHYYICDTYLLKNDADESDGTMIFFKNITRIKEFEAQLARSEKLSAIGEMAAGMAHEIRNPLTAVRGFVQVIHQKHQQMGISEFDEYVNLMLSEIDRVNQIITDFLNLSKPKQTQVQPLDIQNLLNEVMLLMEQEALRLNIEIRQVRSPSLPLVAGDKNQLSQVFLNIINNAFQAVGEKGVVTIRTAVSDDQSLVTIDFIDNGTGIQENLLDKIFDPFFSTKDKGTGLGLAISNRIIADHRGKIKVNSSPEEGTTFSVVLPVSPNC
- a CDS encoding MarR family transcriptional regulator produces the protein MKISLDDSLGFILNRTNIRMKNILLHKFKDYDITPEQWAVLNCLWIRDGISPKELAGLTHKDQPTTVRILSKLETKGSISRQVNPGDHRSFLIFLTTKGRALKNILIPLAAEALDKATKDIDQSKINLVKDTLNQIYKNLEA
- a CDS encoding Hsp20 family protein, with the translated sequence MLDSNKFLTQLMNALNQSNANTPNSSNAAAVMQVKNKSLSSITREVQDEVIITLEVPGIQDRADINFAITVTKANIRGVRQIVKDAAQQGSGLAQERFEKTFVLPCPVRPETASASYSKGLLTLKLKKLNEKTFSNVLVNFYS
- a CDS encoding LysR substrate-binding domain-containing protein; this encodes MELTQAGATLYGYATEILELHRVAERAVSDLVELVTGKLTIGASFTVGEYVLPRLLAAFTRRYPEVKFTVTIGNTEFVHEHARDSSIDIGLVEGLVEDPQLKVTKFLDDELILIVSKNHPLADTISIDPEEISIKFKSIPFLSREEGSGTRLAVEKALQRLNYHPEHIITLGSTQAIKEAVEANLGVTMLSKWTLRKELKLGSIKPIRCCDPITRGFYLLQHKEKFQSRATAEFVKLILQRDLAAVLTKLI